Genomic DNA from Streptomyces sp. NBC_01571:
ACGGCACGGATCTCCTGGCGCGGGTTGGCGATCAGCACCACCAGATGGAGCATCCCCACACTGTGGTCCACCAGGACGCTGCGCCCGCCGACCCCGATCCGCCACTTGCGGCCCAGCCGGGTACAGAACGCCGCGGTCTGCCCCTGCCCGTCCTCGCCCTGCTCGTCCGCACCGTCAGGGCCCCCGGTATCCGGTGCCGACGCCGTGGCCTCAGCGGCGGCCACGGCCATCTCCCGCCGGACGGCGTCGGCCTCGGCCTGCCGCCCGGACCGTTCGAGGGCCACCGCGAGCCGCTCCCAGGAGGCCGTGGCCGCGGGCCAGTGCGCGAGGGCGAGGTTCTGCCGTACCGCGTCCCGCAGATGGGTCACGGCCCGGTCGACGTCTCCCATGGTCAGTGCGGCGACGCCCAGCGCGTGGTGGGCGGAGCCGAAGCAGGCGACGGCGAGGCTGCCCACGATCGGCAGATGACCGTACGGACGCAGCAGTTCGTAGACCCGGGCCGCCGTGGCGGTGTCGTCGAGGAGATAGGCGGCCTCCGCGACGCCGTGCATCGTCACCATCCAACTGCTGGACCGAGGCAGGTCGCCGAGGTCGTGGCCGCACAGCGTGGCGAGCGCGCTGACGGCCTTCCGCCGGTCCCCGGCCGTCACGGCGGCCACCGCCAGCGCGGCCAGGGCGTGATCGTCCACGGCGCTCAGGGTGGGGGAGTTGACCACTTCGCTGAGCAGCGGCACGAGTTCGACCACCCGGCCCTGGTACCAGCGGATGGTCACCAGCTGCGCGGCCTGCCACACGGTCGCGTTGACGTCACCGGCGGCGATCCCGCGCTCGGTGCAGGCCCTGGCCAGGGCCTCGGCCTCGTCGAGGCGGCCCGCGCGGACGGCGAGCATGACCTCCATCGCGCTCACGACGAACCCCACCGCGAGATGGTCCTGCTCGGCCAACAGCCCCCGCAGCTCCGACAGGCAGCGTTCCGCGTGCGGGTCGCCGTCCAGGAACATGTCGACCGTCTGCCACAGCAGGCCCATCAGCAGATCGCTGCGGCGGGAGGTGCGGAAGCTCTCCGCGACCAGCTCGGCGGCCAGTTGACGGCGCAGTGCTCCGTACTCCGGGCCGATCAGGCAGTGATGGGCGAGGCTCAGGGCCTCCGCACGCGCCATCGGGTTCTGTCGTGCCCGCGCCTGCTTGAGCAGTGCCATGACCGCCGTGTTGTCGCTGTTGCGGTAGTCGCCCTCCCCGGCCAGCCGGATCCGCAGCCGAAGCGCCAGCGAGGACTGAGGGTCCAGCAGCTCCAGGGCCCGGCGTATCCGTGACTCCAGGAGAACCGAGCCGGCGACCGTACGGTGCTCGTGCACCCACAGGCCGCCGAAGCCGAGGGCGGCCACCGCCATCGCCCGTTCCTCGCCCACCGACTCGGCGATCCGGAAGGCGCGTTCGAAGCGGTCCCGGCCGGTGCGCAGATCGCCGTCGTCGACGACGGCACGGGTGCCCTCGTCGAGCAGGGTCCGAAGGTCACCGGGCCGCCGGGCGTCCGGTCCGGCCGGACCGGACGTGTTCCGAACGGGCGCATCCGCGTTGTTCACGGCTGTAATTCTCTCCTGGGTGCACTCGACAACGCCAGGTGAAGCCGGCCGGACCGCCGCGTCGATCGTGATCGATGGCCATGCCACAGGCGGGGGACGGCGAGTGAGCCTATCGCAGAGGCCGCAGGGGGGAACAGCCGCTGTCCGAGGCGTGGTTGCGGCGTTCCCCGCCCGTCGCACGTTCCCCTCGCGAGGCTCGGCGCGCGGCCGGCTGTTCGGGGTGGCCCGCAACGTCTGGACCAGTACCTTTCGGCGGGCGGGACGCAGGGAGGCGGTACCGGGACCGGAGGTCACCGATCCCTGGAAGGTGGTGGACCAACGCCTGGACGCGGCGGCGCCGGCCCCCGCGGCCCCCGCGGTGCGCCGGTCGCTGGCCGAACTCCCTGTGGACCACCGTGATTTGCTGCTCCTTGTCAGCCGGGAGCAGCTGCCCCCGGCGGAGGCGGCCGCCGCCGGGGGCATCCCGGCGGTCACGGCCCGCTCACGGCCGCACAGGGCCCGGATCGATCAGGGCGATCAGGGCGATCAGGGCGATCAGGTGGGTCAGGTGGGTCAGGCTGGTCAGGTCCGTCAGGCGTTCGCGAGCGTGGTGCCCAGCGGCGTGCGCTCGTAGAGCACCTGGTGGCCGTAGCGGCGCGAGGTGAGCAGGCCCGCGTCGCGGAGCACCGACAGATGGGACGAGACGGACGAGAGGGCGAGCCCGTGCCGGTGCGCGAGCGCGCTGGTCGTCGCCGGCTCGCCGAGGCCGCCGAGGATGGCGGCCCGGTTGGCGCCCAGCAGCCGCACGAGGGCGTCGGAACCGGACTGCGGGGCCTGCCACAGACCGCCGATGCCGCGGGCCGGATAGACGATGGTGCTCTGCCAGGGCGGGTCGAAGCCCGCCGCGACGTCCGGCCACACGAAGACACTGGGCGCGAGGACCAGGCCGTCGCCACCGAGGTCCCGGTCGTGCTCCGTCCGTCTGTGCAGCGTCAGGGTGCCGTTCGCCCAGCTCAGCGAGGGATGGAGATCGGCGAAGAGCCCGGTCAGTCCGTCGTCCGCGAGCCGGCGCGCCCGGAAGGCGATGTCGGCCTCCAGCACGGCGCGCAGCCGGGGCCAGTACGGGGCGACCAGAGCGTGCCAGACCCGCTCACAGAGATCCGCCAACTCCTGCACCGCGCGCACCGGATCGGCGAGCATGGCGCGCCCCTGCCCGGCGTCCGCCGCGCCCGGGGTGTCTGCGAGGGAGCGCGCCAGGTCGTCGCGGGCGGTGTCGGGGCCGGTGGCACGTAGCCGGGCCAGGTCCTCCTCGATGGAGGTCAGCGGGCCGTCCGGTGGCGGGCAGAGGAAGTCCGGGGTGTGACCGTGGTGCGGCATCAGCAGCCACAGCGGCGTGAGGTCGAGCTCACGCGCCGCGGCCTCCGTCTGCCGCAGCCAGGGCAGATGGTAGCCCTGCAGCCGTACCTGCTTGAGGACGCGGACCGCGCCCTGGGCCTCCCACAGCGGGGATATCCCGAACCGGCAGCGCAGCAGGTCGTCCGGCCCGAAGCGCATGTGGACGGGCACGGGTGGACCTCCTCAGGGGTGTGACTTTCGGCCACAGCCGAAAGACTACGGGCGGCGGCACCGGACCGCCAGGCTGCG
This window encodes:
- a CDS encoding sigma factor-like helix-turn-helix DNA-binding protein, which gives rise to MARNVWTSTFRRAGRREAVPGPEVTDPWKVVDQRLDAAAPAPAAPAVRRSLAELPVDHRDLLLLVSREQLPPAEAAAAGGIPAVTARSRPHRARIDQGDQGDQGDQVGQVGQAGQVRQAFASVVPSGVRS
- a CDS encoding DUF5937 family protein, translated to MPVHMRFGPDDLLRCRFGISPLWEAQGAVRVLKQVRLQGYHLPWLRQTEAAARELDLTPLWLLMPHHGHTPDFLCPPPDGPLTSIEEDLARLRATGPDTARDDLARSLADTPGAADAGQGRAMLADPVRAVQELADLCERVWHALVAPYWPRLRAVLEADIAFRARRLADDGLTGLFADLHPSLSWANGTLTLHRRTEHDRDLGGDGLVLAPSVFVWPDVAAGFDPPWQSTIVYPARGIGGLWQAPQSGSDALVRLLGANRAAILGGLGEPATTSALAHRHGLALSSVSSHLSVLRDAGLLTSRRYGHQVLYERTPLGTTLANA